In the Chroococcidiopsis sp. SAG 2025 genome, one interval contains:
- a CDS encoding LapA family protein, which produces MKSLASLLTSSVVAVWIVAISLLSMQNADPIRLKFLRYQTIQLPVGFVLAVSAGVGVFATALMQPLWGIGSTPARSIEDDIEDEFSFDE; this is translated from the coding sequence ATGAAATCCCTTGCTAGTCTTCTCACTTCTTCTGTTGTCGCTGTTTGGATTGTGGCGATCTCGCTGCTATCTATGCAAAATGCCGATCCAATTCGGCTAAAGTTTTTACGCTACCAGACAATTCAATTACCCGTTGGTTTTGTTTTAGCTGTTAGTGCTGGTGTAGGAGTCTTTGCAACAGCCTTGATGCAGCCTCTCTGGGGTATAGGGAGTACGCCTGCACGATCTATTGAGGACGATATTGAAGATGAGTTTTCTTTTGATGAATAG
- a CDS encoding CHAT domain-containing protein, whose translation MFALVALLCTTQIPAIAKIPAPSATIPSQSIPIAQKGDRLQQGKTFYDTGKYAEAVNVLQQALQDYRAKNDTLKQALALSNLSLTYQQLGAWTEAKQAIDESLKLLGFSKEQGSRGAEEQGSRGETHDSRSQEVLAQALDIQARLQLLTGETETAIETWGRSAALYTQVGNKAGEIRSQINSVQALRAMGLYSRALTKSTELNQSLRNTPASLTKAVSLRSLGEVLQQVGDLEQSRKTLQESLQIAQSLPSAPETAAALLSLGNTASAQGDTEAALDYYQQAEKSAPTANTKLQAQLNQLQLLSQTQRDSAARELIPQIETQLAQLPPSRATVYAHINFADSLMKRGARSEERGAREEEQGGEKIAGGATTNDQLPTTQEIAQVLATAVQQARSLKDPRAEAYALGSLGGLYEQVGQLAEAKKLTQQALLITQSIDAPDIAYSWQWQLGRLLKAEKDNKGAIAAYADAVKTLQSLRNDLVSINPSVQFSFRESVEPVYRQFVGLLLQDDGTQPSQDNLNQARSVFESLKAAELVDFFRAACLDTQPTQIDRVDPQAAVIYPVILEDRLEVILSLPKQPLRHYATALPRTQVESAIDQLRQNLVIRYSQEFLTLSQQVYDWLIRPAAADIDKSGVKTLVFVLDISLQKLPMAALHDGKQYLVQKYSVALTPSLELLQPQPLSRERLRALTAGLTEPRGDYPALTNVALELNQIRSEVPGRELLNQNFTSTSLRNQIKSLPFSIVHIASHAQFGSQADQTYILAWDGPINVKQLDELLRVREPSSDLERPNAIELLVLSGCRTVAGDRRAALGMAGVAVRAGARSTLATLWYVSDAATVPLMSQFYQELSTAEMTKAEALRRAQLALLENPRYRHPVYWAPYVLVGNWL comes from the coding sequence TTGTTTGCCCTGGTAGCATTGCTGTGTACGACACAAATACCCGCGATCGCCAAAATTCCCGCTCCATCTGCGACGATTCCCAGTCAGTCAATCCCAATTGCACAGAAGGGCGATCGCCTGCAACAAGGGAAAACATTCTACGATACAGGTAAGTATGCAGAGGCAGTCAACGTACTACAACAAGCACTGCAAGACTACCGTGCTAAAAACGATACCCTCAAACAAGCCCTAGCTTTGAGCAACCTCTCGCTGACATATCAACAACTCGGCGCTTGGACAGAAGCAAAACAGGCGATCGATGAGAGTCTCAAGTTGCTGGGATTTTCTAAAGAGCAGGGGAGCAGAGGAGCAGAGGAGCAGGGGAGCAGGGGAGAAACCCACGACTCCCGCAGCCAAGAAGTTCTCGCCCAAGCTTTAGACATCCAAGCTAGATTGCAACTACTAACAGGGGAAACAGAAACGGCGATCGAGACTTGGGGGCGATCGGCAGCGCTCTATACTCAAGTTGGTAATAAAGCAGGAGAAATCCGCAGCCAAATTAATTCCGTCCAAGCATTACGGGCGATGGGGTTGTATAGCCGTGCCTTGACAAAATCGACCGAACTCAACCAATCTCTGCGTAACACTCCCGCTTCTCTGACTAAAGCAGTTAGTTTGCGCAGTTTGGGAGAAGTCCTACAACAAGTCGGTGACTTGGAACAGTCTCGCAAAACCCTACAAGAGAGTTTGCAAATTGCCCAAAGCCTACCCTCTGCGCCAGAAACCGCAGCAGCGCTATTGAGTTTAGGTAATACTGCCAGCGCTCAAGGAGACACTGAAGCTGCTTTAGATTACTATCAACAAGCAGAAAAGTCTGCTCCCACTGCCAATACCAAACTTCAAGCCCAACTCAATCAACTGCAATTATTAAGTCAAACTCAACGAGATTCAGCCGCCCGAGAATTAATTCCTCAAATCGAAACTCAACTAGCTCAATTACCTCCCAGCCGAGCTACAGTTTACGCCCATATTAATTTTGCCGATAGTTTGATGAAGCGAGGAGCGAGGAGCGAGGAGCGAGGAGCGAGGGAAGAAGAACAGGGGGGAGAGAAGATAGCTGGGGGAGCAACTACCAATGACCAACTACCAACTACCCAAGAAATTGCCCAAGTTCTAGCAACTGCGGTGCAACAGGCAAGGAGTTTGAAAGATCCGCGAGCTGAAGCTTATGCTTTGGGTAGCTTGGGTGGATTGTACGAACAGGTCGGACAGCTGGCAGAGGCGAAAAAACTGACTCAGCAAGCACTGTTGATTACTCAGTCAATCGATGCTCCAGATATTGCCTATAGCTGGCAATGGCAGCTGGGAAGGCTGCTGAAAGCGGAGAAAGATAACAAAGGTGCGATCGCGGCTTATGCTGATGCGGTGAAAACTCTCCAATCTCTGCGTAACGATCTAGTTAGTATCAATCCCAGCGTGCAATTTTCTTTTCGCGAGAGCGTAGAACCCGTGTATCGGCAGTTTGTCGGGTTGCTGTTGCAAGATGATGGCACTCAACCAAGCCAAGACAATCTCAACCAAGCGCGGAGCGTCTTTGAATCTCTTAAAGCTGCCGAACTCGTCGATTTCTTTCGAGCAGCTTGTTTGGATACCCAGCCAACTCAAATCGATCGCGTCGATCCTCAAGCGGCTGTGATTTATCCGGTGATTTTAGAAGACCGTTTGGAAGTTATTCTCAGCTTGCCCAAGCAACCTTTGCGCCATTATGCTACGGCTTTACCTCGCACTCAAGTCGAAAGCGCGATCGACCAGTTACGGCAAAATTTAGTGATCCGTTACTCTCAAGAATTTTTGACTCTCTCCCAACAAGTCTATGACTGGTTGATCCGACCCGCCGCTGCTGACATCGATAAGAGTGGTGTAAAAACTTTGGTATTCGTGCTGGATATTTCCTTGCAGAAGCTACCAATGGCGGCTCTGCACGATGGCAAACAGTATCTCGTTCAAAAATATAGCGTCGCTCTTACACCCAGTCTAGAATTACTCCAGCCCCAGCCTTTAAGCCGAGAGCGTTTGAGAGCCTTGACTGCTGGATTAACCGAACCACGAGGAGATTATCCAGCGCTGACGAATGTAGCCTTGGAGCTGAATCAAATTCGCTCGGAAGTGCCAGGAAGAGAGCTACTCAATCAAAATTTCACTAGCACATCGCTGAGAAACCAAATTAAATCTCTGCCTTTTTCCATCGTCCATATCGCCAGTCACGCTCAGTTTGGCTCGCAAGCCGATCAGACATATATTCTCGCTTGGGATGGACCGATCAATGTTAAGCAGTTAGACGAACTTCTGCGGGTACGCGAACCTAGCTCGGACTTAGAACGACCAAACGCGATCGAACTTCTCGTGTTAAGCGGCTGTCGTACCGTCGCCGGAGATAGACGAGCTGCGCTTGGTATGGCTGGAGTAGCAGTACGAGCCGGAGCGCGTAGCACCTTGGCGACTCTCTGGTATGTCAGCGATGCCGCTACCGTACCGTTAATGAGTCAGTTTTACCAGGAGCTATCTACGGCTGAGATGACTAAAGCCGAGGCACTCCGCCGCGCTCAACTCGCTCTACTAGAAAACCCCCGCTATCGCCATCCAGTTTACTGGGCTCCCTACGTTTTGGTAGGGAACTGGCTCTAG
- a CDS encoding DUF4168 domain-containing protein: MKARYLSFIGMAIAVALSGGAAWAQSSSVPKEIQLSQADSPSQSPTQPTQPSQSQPPTQKPTQSQVSQKELQQFANAVKKLQPIQENAQNQIVQAIQQENLSEKRFGEIYQSRRNPQAQPTTKITPDENKKFDQANAKIEKIEQSTQGQMEQAVKGEGLDIQRFNQIFLTLRQNPDLLQKVREMIKTSG; this comes from the coding sequence ATGAAAGCTAGATATCTATCATTCATAGGTATGGCGATCGCAGTGGCATTGAGTGGTGGTGCTGCTTGGGCGCAATCAAGTTCTGTACCGAAAGAAATCCAGCTTTCACAGGCAGATAGCCCGTCCCAAAGTCCGACTCAACCAACTCAACCCTCCCAGTCTCAGCCACCAACTCAAAAACCAACCCAATCGCAGGTTAGTCAGAAAGAACTGCAACAATTTGCTAACGCAGTCAAAAAACTACAACCAATTCAAGAGAACGCCCAAAATCAAATCGTTCAAGCAATTCAGCAGGAAAATTTGAGCGAAAAACGGTTTGGCGAAATTTACCAATCGCGCCGAAATCCTCAAGCGCAGCCCACAACCAAAATTACCCCTGACGAAAATAAGAAGTTCGACCAAGCCAACGCTAAAATTGAAAAGATCGAGCAGTCCACCCAAGGGCAAATGGAGCAGGCTGTCAAGGGCGAAGGTTTAGATATCCAGCGATTCAATCAAATCTTTCTCACCCTGAGACAAAACCCAGACTTGCTGCAAAAAGTGCGAGAAATGATCAAGACTTCGGGTTAA
- a CDS encoding phosphoglucomutase/phosphomannomutase family protein — translation MMNIGWQTVNASQIGKIKFGTDGWRGIIADDFTFPNVRRVTRAIASYLETAYTKSRPVLVAYDTRFLAEKFARTAAEVLAELGWSVKITDRDCPTPVIAYNARYLNSAGALMFTASHNPAPYCGIKYIPDYAGPATPEITDTIVANIFGVEDTPPKFIRNDRISTFNPQPEYLRFIYSLIDIEKIRHARLRVKYDALYSTSRGYLDTVLKHCGCELETFHAYRDVLFGGGMPEPKGEQLTQLVAAVQADAADLGLATDGDSDRFGIVDELGNILTPNAVLLLLARHLIENKGKIGAIVRTVATTRLLDNFAAKYKLPLYETPVGFKYIGEKMRETTVLIGGEESGGLSVIEHIPEKDGILANMLVAEAIAYTGKPLSQLVAEAIADADGPLYNHRIDLHLSDAHKAAIIDCFTRNPPRAIAGIAVKEVGRKDGVKLYLAEGSWILLRPSGTEPLMRVYMETNSLDKQDRIVMEMERAIGQIGNGNW, via the coding sequence ATGATGAATATAGGGTGGCAAACTGTGAATGCCAGTCAAATCGGCAAAATTAAATTCGGTACTGACGGATGGCGGGGAATCATCGCTGACGATTTTACCTTCCCCAACGTCCGGCGAGTCACAAGGGCGATCGCAAGTTACCTAGAAACTGCATACACTAAAAGTAGACCAGTTTTGGTGGCGTACGACACCCGTTTTCTGGCAGAAAAATTTGCCCGTACCGCTGCCGAAGTCCTAGCAGAATTGGGATGGAGTGTGAAAATTACCGATCGCGATTGTCCGACTCCGGTAATTGCTTATAATGCCCGTTACTTAAACTCAGCAGGGGCATTAATGTTCACTGCTAGCCACAACCCTGCACCCTATTGCGGGATTAAATACATTCCCGACTATGCTGGTCCTGCTACTCCAGAGATTACTGATACAATTGTGGCAAATATTTTTGGTGTGGAGGATACTCCGCCAAAATTTATCCGCAATGACAGAATTTCTACTTTTAATCCCCAGCCGGAATATCTGAGATTTATCTACTCTCTGATCGATATCGAAAAAATTCGTCATGCTAGGCTGAGAGTTAAATACGATGCCCTCTACTCGACTTCTCGCGGCTACTTAGATACGGTATTGAAACACTGCGGTTGCGAGTTAGAAACATTCCACGCCTATCGAGATGTCTTGTTTGGTGGTGGAATGCCAGAACCAAAAGGCGAACAATTAACTCAGTTGGTAGCAGCCGTACAAGCAGATGCTGCTGACTTGGGCTTAGCCACGGATGGAGATAGCGATCGCTTTGGTATTGTAGACGAATTGGGCAATATCTTAACGCCGAATGCCGTCTTGTTACTGCTTGCCCGTCACTTAATTGAGAATAAAGGCAAAATCGGGGCGATCGTCCGTACCGTCGCCACCACACGTTTACTCGATAATTTTGCCGCTAAATATAAATTACCCTTGTACGAAACTCCCGTAGGATTCAAGTACATTGGGGAAAAAATGCGCGAAACCACCGTATTAATTGGCGGCGAAGAATCGGGCGGTTTAAGCGTTATCGAGCATATTCCTGAAAAAGATGGGATATTAGCAAATATGCTAGTCGCTGAGGCGATCGCCTACACGGGTAAGCCATTAAGTCAGCTAGTTGCAGAAGCAATTGCTGATGCTGATGGTCCCCTGTACAACCACCGCATCGATTTGCACCTCAGCGATGCCCACAAAGCCGCCATTATTGACTGTTTTACCCGGAATCCTCCCAGGGCGATCGCCGGAATCGCAGTTAAAGAAGTGGGTCGTAAAGACGGAGTTAAACTGTATTTAGCAGAGGGTAGCTGGATACTGTTACGCCCTTCGGGTACGGAACCCCTCATGCGCGTCTACATGGAAACCAACTCTCTCGACAAGCAAGATCGAATTGTGATGGAAATGGAAAGAGCGATCGGGCAAATTGGTAATGGTAATTGGTAA
- a CDS encoding phosphate-starvation-inducible PsiE family protein — protein MNQPLKSPLHYWYEFFNRSAIVRSLETIQDLIVISLCVGLFCVMAIQLRGIFFMLLPPLNFHQIAADILFLLILVELFRLLIIYLQEQRVSIGVMVEVSIVSVLREVIVRGVLEVPWNQILAACAFLLVLAALLVVRVWIPPTFKGIDPEKQYAKTYHNGSAPEKSKQSYKEIRLSE, from the coding sequence ATGAATCAACCTTTAAAAAGCCCATTGCATTATTGGTACGAATTTTTCAATCGTAGTGCGATCGTGCGTAGCCTAGAAACAATTCAGGATTTAATTGTCATCTCTCTGTGCGTCGGTTTGTTCTGTGTCATGGCAATTCAGCTGAGGGGAATATTTTTCATGTTGCTACCCCCGCTTAATTTCCACCAAATCGCGGCTGATATTCTGTTCCTACTAATTCTGGTTGAGTTGTTCAGACTGCTAATTATTTACCTGCAAGAACAACGAGTATCGATTGGTGTGATGGTGGAAGTATCCATTGTATCTGTATTGCGAGAAGTGATTGTGCGGGGAGTTTTGGAAGTACCCTGGAATCAAATTTTGGCTGCATGTGCCTTTTTGCTGGTATTAGCAGCCCTACTCGTTGTCCGCGTTTGGATACCCCCCACATTCAAAGGTATCGATCCTGAAAAGCAGTACGCCAAAACCTATCACAATGGATCTGCACCAGAAAAAAGCAAGCAATCTTACAAAGAGATTCGCTTATCGGAATAG
- a CDS encoding DMT family transporter, with protein MKLIDLARLFLLAALWGGSYLFIRIAAPVLGVVFTISLRIILAAFALGLSGAIDSPFKLKSRWQSYLLLGLFNNVIPFLLIAIAVVNINASIAAILNATAPLFTAIVSAIWLKESLNKRKVIGLVLGIVGVAILVGWSPLPLSPPVIFGGISALIAALSYGIAAVYARRRFIHDRVTETAFGQLTSSSILLIPVAFATFPQTLPSLEVIFAVVVLAIACTAIAYPLYFQLISNIGATGAITVAFLIPVFSLLFGNILLGEPVNSGLIFGLITILLSVWLVINPKQKK; from the coding sequence ATGAAACTAATCGATTTAGCGCGCTTGTTTTTACTCGCCGCGCTTTGGGGTGGTTCGTATTTATTTATCCGTATTGCGGCTCCTGTTTTAGGAGTCGTCTTCACCATCAGCTTACGAATTATTTTAGCAGCATTTGCATTAGGTTTGTCTGGCGCGATCGACTCACCATTCAAACTCAAAAGCCGTTGGCAGTCTTATCTTTTGTTGGGCTTGTTCAACAATGTTATTCCTTTCTTGCTAATCGCGATCGCTGTTGTCAACATTAATGCTTCAATTGCGGCAATTTTAAATGCAACAGCTCCTCTATTTACAGCGATCGTTTCAGCTATTTGGTTGAAAGAATCATTAAACAAACGCAAAGTTATCGGATTAGTGTTAGGAATTGTTGGAGTTGCTATTCTAGTTGGTTGGAGTCCCTTACCACTATCGCCTCCAGTCATTTTTGGAGGAATATCAGCTTTAATTGCAGCCCTTTCCTATGGTATTGCTGCTGTGTATGCTCGTCGTAGATTTATACATGACCGAGTCACTGAAACTGCCTTCGGACAATTAACTAGTTCGAGTATTTTGCTGATTCCGGTTGCTTTTGCAACTTTTCCTCAAACACTTCCCTCGCTCGAAGTTATTTTTGCAGTCGTCGTACTGGCGATCGCGTGTACTGCTATTGCCTATCCGCTCTACTTCCAACTAATTTCTAACATTGGTGCGACTGGAGCTATAACCGTTGCTTTTTTAATTCCTGTTTTCAGTCTGTTATTTGGCAATATTTTACTCGGTGAACCCGTAAATTCTGGCTTAATTTTTGGATTGATAACAATTTTACTGAG
- a CDS encoding methylated-DNA--[protein]-cysteine S-methyltransferase — MESNCVPVQMNLNLLPSRTEMERAAHNKDASYDGVFFVAVRTTGIFCRPSCPARAKLENVEFFPSIQDAVLAGYRPCKRCHPLLAYGALPDWVTTLMQRVETAPDLKITAAELRELGTTPERVRRWFREHYGMTFVEWCRGRRLANAFTQIRAGATLDDVVFANQYESHSGFREAFSKAFGVPPGQSQTSDFIAMQILETPLGALLVGAVSQGICLIEYTDRRMLELNYATIRKRFGYPILPVTNHHIEQLRDELARYFAGKLTEFTTPLVPQGTAFQEKVWSELQRIPYGTTISYDELARRIGQPTAVRAVARANGMNRIDILIPCHRVIGKDGQLTGYNGGIWRKRLLLELERTRKLPSHETIQ, encoded by the coding sequence ATGGAATCGAATTGCGTACCCGTGCAAATGAACTTAAATCTCTTGCCATCGCGCACTGAAATGGAACGAGCGGCTCACAATAAAGATGCTAGCTATGACGGCGTGTTTTTTGTGGCTGTCCGCACGACAGGAATTTTTTGTCGCCCTTCTTGTCCTGCCCGTGCGAAACTGGAAAACGTTGAATTCTTTCCCTCAATACAAGATGCCGTTCTTGCGGGTTATCGTCCTTGTAAGAGATGTCATCCGCTTTTAGCGTACGGAGCATTGCCAGATTGGGTGACGACATTAATGCAGCGCGTGGAAACCGCACCAGATCTAAAAATTACAGCCGCAGAACTGCGGGAGCTAGGAACAACTCCCGAACGAGTTCGACGTTGGTTTCGAGAGCATTACGGCATGACATTTGTAGAATGGTGTCGCGGCAGACGATTGGCGAATGCTTTCACTCAAATTCGAGCAGGAGCCACGTTAGATGATGTTGTCTTTGCCAATCAATATGAATCTCATAGTGGGTTTAGAGAAGCCTTCAGTAAAGCCTTTGGTGTCCCACCAGGACAAAGCCAAACCAGTGACTTTATTGCAATGCAAATTTTGGAAACACCTTTAGGAGCATTACTTGTTGGTGCAGTTAGTCAAGGTATCTGTTTAATTGAATATACAGATAGGCGAATGCTTGAGCTTAACTATGCAACAATTCGCAAACGTTTTGGTTATCCAATTCTACCTGTGACAAATCATCATATCGAGCAGTTACGAGATGAACTGGCGCGTTATTTCGCAGGTAAGCTAACCGAGTTTACAACTCCTTTGGTTCCACAAGGAACTGCATTTCAAGAAAAAGTTTGGTCGGAGTTACAACGCATTCCTTATGGGACGACAATATCTTATGATGAACTGGCTCGGCGGATCGGTCAGCCAACAGCAGTTCGTGCCGTAGCTAGAGCAAATGGGATGAATCGGATCGATATCCTGATTCCCTGCCATCGCGTAATTGGTAAAGATGGACAGTTAACTGGATACAACGGCGGCATTTGGCGAAAACGGTTGCTGTTAGAACTAGAACGTACTAGAAAATTGCCAAGCCACGAAACAATTCAGTAA
- a CDS encoding PD-(D/E)XK nuclease family protein — translation MPILGQPFVSYHLWSLVVPAVGQERWHCQMKRGFIKARQKEPIVQSLLTQASIPQRIGLLAQKGVYEFHRHRQFLTQPDGVERVSQLLKLGKLTAQVQQRVTQILKNYHAHPLLAGKHIIELTSGEEGFPKPIWIEQQNYRFRLYATMDCILTESDKTLHIIDFKTGKSLFDQRQAFVYLVAARYLYPQYTAVASFYNLEQCKKSALIRVTPSQLDAIENQLAAIATRHQQDINNYEKNPYNFSKIFPPNPGYHCRHCSFSAICEFSNFKPSK, via the coding sequence ATGCCAATTCTTGGGCAACCCTTTGTTAGTTATCACTTGTGGTCGTTAGTTGTCCCAGCCGTAGGACAAGAACGCTGGCATTGCCAAATGAAGCGGGGTTTTATCAAAGCGAGACAAAAAGAACCCATCGTTCAATCGTTACTTACCCAAGCTAGTATTCCGCAGCGGATTGGGTTGTTGGCGCAAAAAGGCGTTTACGAGTTCCACCGTCACCGTCAATTTCTGACTCAACCTGATGGCGTGGAAAGAGTCTCGCAGTTACTTAAACTCGGCAAATTAACCGCACAAGTTCAGCAGCGAGTAACGCAGATTCTCAAAAATTATCACGCTCATCCACTATTAGCAGGAAAACATATTATCGAATTAACCAGCGGTGAGGAAGGATTTCCCAAACCGATTTGGATCGAACAACAAAATTACCGATTTCGACTCTATGCTACGATGGACTGTATTTTAACAGAATCAGATAAAACATTACACATTATCGATTTTAAAACAGGTAAATCACTCTTCGACCAAAGACAAGCATTTGTCTATCTCGTTGCTGCCCGTTATTTATATCCTCAATATACAGCAGTTGCCTCATTTTATAATTTAGAGCAATGTAAAAAATCTGCCCTAATCCGCGTCACACCTAGCCAACTTGACGCAATTGAAAATCAATTAGCGGCGATCGCAACTCGTCACCAACAAGATATTAACAACTACGAGAAAAACCCTTATAACTTCAGTAAAATATTTCCTCCCAATCCAGGTTATCACTGTCGGCATTGTTCCTTCAGTGCAATTTGCGAATTCTCCAACTTCAAACCCTCCAAGTAG
- a CDS encoding DUF3611 family protein, whose translation MSELIKDSLPTPTKQRFAAAFRIVSRFSFWIQLALASTSGIALIFAILSRNASEVVENGSISLSIFLAIVGVLLAAFSVVWAFRDRSLARRLQSSDRTIHPRKEEVIQALKIGLIVSFIGMLIAFVASEVSAIAVLSKSLSVPQGVAIYNRQNLIRSLDMLVILSNVNLIGTHLVGSITSLGLLEWID comes from the coding sequence ATGTCTGAATTAATCAAAGACTCTTTACCAACACCAACCAAACAAAGATTTGCTGCTGCTTTTCGCATTGTTAGTAGGTTTAGCTTTTGGATACAATTAGCATTAGCTAGTACCTCTGGAATTGCCTTAATATTTGCCATCCTCAGCCGCAATGCCAGCGAGGTAGTAGAGAACGGCAGTATTAGTCTTAGTATATTTTTAGCAATTGTCGGTGTATTACTAGCTGCCTTTAGCGTAGTTTGGGCTTTTCGAGATCGAAGCTTAGCCAGACGCTTACAATCAAGCGATCGCACGATTCATCCTCGCAAAGAAGAAGTCATTCAAGCTTTAAAAATTGGTTTAATCGTCAGCTTTATCGGGATGTTAATAGCTTTTGTTGCATCTGAAGTCAGCGCGATCGCAGTCTTATCAAAATCCTTATCTGTTCCTCAAGGAGTTGCAATCTACAATCGCCAAAATTTAATTCGTTCTTTAGATATGTTGGTAATTTTATCTAATGTTAATTTAATTGGGACTCATTTAGTCGGTAGTATCACCTCTTTAGGATTACTTGAATGGATCGATTAA